A region of Plectropomus leopardus isolate mb chromosome 16, YSFRI_Pleo_2.0, whole genome shotgun sequence DNA encodes the following proteins:
- the LOC121955630 gene encoding G-protein coupled receptor family C group 6 member A, whose protein sequence is MQLLRLLCSLLLAMVTLSVIEGCDFGQFICGARAPGDVILGIMLPLHRKVKDIHERIRPENFQCSDFDLQSFMRSLATIHEIEEINAAGFLPGVHLGYMLCDTCSSASKALQNLGHMLELNNTLDMRCNYNDYRPEVKIILGAFYSEVTIAVARMMNLFMVPVLTSVSSAPELSDKTRFPVVLRTVASDKHQTKAIARIVHQFGWNWIGVVYGDDEYGRGAFQGFLEAAEANSVCLAYQEMLSHYLDDNIKRIRQVAQQIRSSSARVVLLIIREEVVEALFKEMISTNTSRIWIASDVWSKSKSLAQMESINKIGDILGFNFISHRSEVFDNYLKNLTATPGGYNLFIEEYKNLRFNCSSECFSNYPPSYCPSLKYLKMKSGHACGTENPQEQNDDYLIKASDTSDAFLHKVTVRAVAYALKKLLKCNSFSCSGEINFQPWKLLQELKNVQFEFDGYNFFFDENGDSLHFYDLIMWQKDGDHRRHLRIGKYHVLDEKVELYVKNFNWLLTGNTTVPAYRCSVPCAPGSVKKILNVSCCHNCTLCSEGTYSDDYDLHSCKKCPNGTWSLKGWTQCRPRSESYMRWSDPHPITMMTAAAFGILLLLVVFIIFLVYRDSPPMKRAEVRLSCVMMAGLSVSFASVICFMGRPNVHLCRARQVMYAMGFTLCISCILVKAYRTFLAFLPFGQLTNRRLHKLYRPPVIVIILTALQGIICLLWLIFDSPDVDKTPPSPQSMRKQIQCSEGATYIGFGIMLGYIALLALVGFLLAIKGRKVPQEFSETGYILFSMLMYLFVWGCFVPVYITNNEQGTAVQASAILVSTYGIIFCHFLPKSYQALWASKRNTLERIRRGWQTTSCQSNFSVTEIAIDIPGMNRYPRKSERFSVSSTTTILRSSESIIQASHEPVFSPMSNGNIHVYTLSNQQETQLKKRRRSMSC, encoded by the exons ATGCAGCTGCTGCGTCTGCTCTGCAGCCTCCTCTTGGCCATGGTGACGCTGAGCGTCATAGAGGGATGTGACTTTGGACAGTTCATCTGTGGAGCCCGGGCCCCCGGGGACGTGATCTTAGGTATAATGCTGCCATTACATCGTAAAGTGAAGGACATTCATGAACGGATTAGACCCGAAAACTTCCAGTGCTCAGA ttttgatctGCAGTCATTTATGAGATCCTTGGCTACAATCCATGAAATCGAGGAGATAAACGCAGCTGGCTTCCTTCCAGGGGTGCATCTTGGATATATGTTGTGTGACACATGCTCCTCTGCAAGCAAGGCATTACAGAATCTGGGTCACATGCTCGAACTCAACAACACTCTAGATATGAGGTGCAATTACAATGACTACAGGCCGGAAGTCAAGATTATTTTAGGAGCGTTCTACTCTGAGGTGACCATTGCTGTGGCCAGAATGATGAATTTGTTCATGGTTCCTGTA TTGACCAGCGTATCATCTGCACCAGAACTAAGTGATAAGACACGCTTCCCAGTTGTACTGCGCACCGTTGCCAGTGATAAGCACCAGACCAAAGCAATTGCCAGAATTGTCCATCAGTTCGGCTGGAACTGGATTGGGGTTGTGTATGGAGACGACGAATATGGCAGAGGAGCTTTCCAGGGCTTCCTTGAGGCTGCTGAGGCAAACAGTGTATGTCTGGCCTATCAAGAGATGTTGTCTCATTACCTCGATGATAACATCAAACGTATCAGGCAAGTTGCCCAGCAGATCCGCTCCTCCAGTGCCCGGGTGGTACTGCTAATCATTAGAGAAGAGGTGGTGGAGGCCCTTTTTAAGGAGATGATCAGCACCAACACATCAAGGATCTGGATTGCCAGTGATGTCTGGTCCAAGAGCAAGTCTCTTGCTCAAATGGAAAGCATCAACAAGATTGGGGACATTTTGggctttaattttatttcacacaggAGTGAAGTGTTTGATAATTATCTCAAGAATCTCACAGCGACCCCAGGAGGATATAACCTCTTCATTGAAGAGTACAAGAACCTGAGATTCAACTGCAGCTCAGAATGTTTCTCAAACTACCCTCCGTCCTATTGTCCCTCActcaaatacttaaaaatgaaatctgGCCATGCATGCGGAACAGAGAATCCTCAAGAGCAAAATGATGACTATCTTATAAAGGCTTCGGATACCAGTGACGCCTTCCTTCACAAAGTAACAGTGCGGGCCGTAGCATATGCTCTCAAAAAGCTACTAAAGTGCAACAGTTTTTCATGCTCGGGAGAAATTAACTTCCAACCATGGAAG CTCCTTCAAGAACTAAAGAATGTTCAGTTTGAGTTTGACGGCTACAATTTCTTCTTTGACGAAAACGGTGATTCCTTACACTTTTATGATTTGATCATGTGGCAAAAAGACGGAGACCACAGAAGGCATTTAAGGATTGGGAAATACCATGTCCTTGATGAAAAAGTTGAACTCTATGTGAAAAATTTCAACTGGTTGTTGACTGGCAATACCACG GTCCCTGCGTATAGATGCTCAGTGCCCTGTGCCCCTGGCTCAGTAAAGAAGATCCTGAATGTATCCTGCTGTCACAACTGCACCCTTTGTTCAGAGGGGACCTATTCAGATGACTACG ATCTCCATagctgcaaaaaatgtcccaatgGTACTTGGTCTCTCAAGGGTTGGACACAGTGCCGTCCAAGATCAGAGTCTTACATGCGATGGAGCGATCCTCATCCCATCACCATGATGACAGCTGCAGCCTTTGGCATCCTGCTCTTGTTGGTTGTCTTCATTATCTTCCTGGTGTACAGAGATTCCCCCCCCATGAAACGAGCAGAGGTGAGATTGTCCTGTGTGATGATGGCTGGTCTGTCAGTGAGCTTCGCAAGTGTGATATGTTTCATGGGGAGGCCAAATGTACATCTCTGCCGGGCCCGCCAAGTAATGTATGCCATGGGCTTCACCCTGTGCATTTCCTGCATCCTAGTCAAGGCCTATCGTACCTTCCTGGCTTTCCTTCCCTTTGGTCAGCTGACAAACAGGCGACTGCACAAACTTTACCGGCCACCTGTAATTGTCATCATCCTAACTGCTCTCCAGGGGATCATCTGTCTTCTCTGGCTGATCTTTGACTCTCCAGATGTTGATAAGACACCTCCATCCCCACAAAGCATGAGGAAACAAATCCAGTGCAGTGAAGGTGCCACATACATAGGTTTTGGCATTATGTTGGGCTACATAGCTCTGCTCGCATTGGTTGGCTTCCTGTTGGCCATTAAAGGCCGGAAGGTTCCTCAGGAGTTCAGCGAAACAGGCTACATCCTCTTTAGCATGctgatgtatttgtttgtatggGGGTGTTTTGTCCCAGTCTATATCACAAACAATGAACAAGGCACTGCTGTGCAGGCTTCAGCCATTCTGGTATCCACCTATGGCATCatcttttgccattttttaccCAAGAGCTATCAAGCACTTTGGGCCTCAAAGAGGAATACACTGGAGAGGATTAGGAGAGGATGGCAAACCACCTCCTGTCAAAGTAACTTTTCAGTGACAGAGATAGCCATAGATATCCCCGGAATGAATAGATACCCACGAAAGAGTGAAAGGTTTTCAGTATCAAGTACGACAACAATATTGAGGAGTTCAGAGTCAATAATTCAGGCCAGTCACGAGCCAGTTTTTAGTCCTATGTCTAATGGAAATATCCATGTCTATACTCTGTCTAACCAGCAAGAAACACAACTAAAAAAGAGACGCAGGAGTATGTCCTGCTAG